The DNA region GAAGTTTTTAGTTTGCAAAAGTTCAGTGAGGAGCATCCGCATCTGTTCCGCCGCAACTTCTGGCAGGTGAGATTTCTTAGCTGCTTCAATCACCTGCTTCTTACCGTTCTGCTGGATTTTTGCCAAGTCGTCTTTGCTGAAAAGATTGAAAAACTGTTCCTCGATATTGTAATATTTGTAATCGGTTTCTGTGGAAAGGATTTCTGGTGCAGGAAAATTCAACAGCTTCACTTTTCGGTTTTGTTCATCAACTTCCCATTTGAATTTTTCGAAATCGTAACCCACCAAAACTTTTGCCTGAACGATAACGAGCGCCTTTTTTTTGGTCGGGATGAAATTTAAAAGTTTGTTCGTTTCCTCGTAATTGTAGATTTCATTAAAATGTCCTTCTGCAGAAACCACCTTGAAAACCTTTCGCATACTTTCAGCGATGGTGTGCGAACTTTCATTGATTATCGGTGCTTGCGCTTTTAAACTTCCACTTGCCAAGAAAGCAATCACCCCACCCAAAACTAACCCCAGAAGAAGCATCACCAAAATCAGAATTCCGCTGCTCGCAGTATTGGGTTGAAGCATTTGGTAGATCAGGTAAGCCAGGAAGAAAACTGTAGCTCCCGCAACAGTCCATAATATGAAGCGATATTTTTTCAGCATTTTCAGATTTTTTACAAAGTTACTGAATTATCGGTTTTTAATCAGCTCAACCGAAATTCAACCACACATTGTTTTTAATTTAAAATTAATTGTAGCAAATTTTGATGGGAAAAAAATTCTAAATTTGAATAAACTTTAAAAAATAAATTATGTCAGAAAAATTAGCAGCTGAATTTTTCGGCACGTTTTGGTTGGTTTTCGGTGGTTGCGGTTCTGCAATCTTTGCATCCCAAATTGCTCCTGCTGCAGGAAGCGGACAAATCGGAATCCTCCTTCTTGGGGTCGCTTTGGCTTTTGGTTTAACGGTGCTCACGATGGCTTATGCAGTGGGACACATTTCTGACGGACATTTTAACCCCGCAGTTTCTTTCGGATTATTGGCGGGAGGAAGATTTTCCGGAAAAGAACTTTTACCAATTGCAGGTGCTGTTGTAGGTGGAATCATCTACAAAATGCTTCTGCAGAGAGACGATCACGAAGTAGTTGCTTAGAAAATTCAAAATAACAAAACGGGCATCATGATTATGGTGCCCGTTTTTTTGATTTTTAGTTGAACTTCTGAAATCTACCATTCGAAAACTGTCGCTTCTCGATATTCTTTCAGCAAATTTTCAAAAACTTTTTCCACGGGAAGAATTTCGTCGATCAAAGCAGAAACCTGCCCGATTTCGAGTTCGCCTTCTTCCAGGTCGCCTTCGAACATACCGCGTTTTGCCCTGGCTCTTCCTAAGGTTTCCTTGAGCGCTTCTACATTTCTGCCCGATTCGTATAGTTTTTCAAGGTCGTGGAAGAACTTATTTTTAACCAAACGAACAGGAGCAAGCTCTTTCAAAGTCAGTTGTGTATCGCCTTCGTTGAGTGAAATGACTTTGTTTTTAAAGTTTTCGTGGGAACTTGCCTCAACAGTCGCTGCGAACCGGGAACCGATCTGAACTCCGTCTGCACCGAGAATCATCGCGGCTTTCATCTGTGAACCGAGCGCAATTCCTCCTGCAGCGATGAGTGGTTTTGAGACATGCTTTCTAACGTTGGGAATCAGGCAAAGTGTCGTGGTTTCGTCTCTTCCGTTATGTCCTCCTGCTTCGAAACCTTCCGCAACGATGGCATCAACTCCGGCTTCTTCACACTTCAAGGCAAACTTCGTTGATGAGACAACATGGGCGACTTTCAGTCCTTCCTTCTGTAAAGTTTCGGTGTATGTTTTGGGATTTCCTGCGGAGGTGAAAACGATCTTCACGCCTTCTTCCAAAATAATATCGATGATTTCCTCCAGATTTGGGTAAAGCATCGGAACATTGACCCCGAAAGGTTTATCGGTCGCGGCTTTACATTTCTGGATGTTTTCGCGAAGAATGTCGGGATACATACTCCCGGCTCCGATCAATCCCAAACCGCCATTTTTCGAAACTGCCGAAGCTAATCTCCATCCGGAATGCCAAATCATCCCGCCCTGAATAATGGGATATTTAATTTTAAAAAGTTGGTTGATCCTATTTTGGTTCTCGTTCATCACTTTCAGTTTTTTGGCAGCGCCAAATCCTATAAAATTGCTCATATGGTAAAATTAGGGAAATGTGGGAAAATAGCAAAGAAAGACGAAATGAAAAATCTGGAATTATAAATTATGAATTCTGAATTTTGCATCTCAAATTTATTGTCGCAGGATTGAATCTTCTGACCACCCCGTCTTCAATTGCGTTGAAGACACCCCTCCAAAGGAGAGGAATTAAAAATCCCCGTCGTAAAACAGGGATTTGAGTTTATCTCGAGGCAGTGTCTTTTCGCCAGTCGGTTTTGAATGTACAGTTTTTGTATCGGTCGTTGATGGAAATAAAGACGTTCGGGAGTTTTTCCTTCACCCACTTTTCGACCATCTCGTTTTTAACTTTATTTAAAGCCATCTGTCTGATCCTGTCGTAATCAGTGGTAATGTCCATTTGGTGGGCATCGATCGTATCGTCGATTTTCACGATGGAAACCACTTTCCCGTGCTGCGTTTCATCCTGGAAAACATCGGTGATATCGCCTTTGTGCAAACCTGCGATATGGTAGGAAATTGTCGGCGGAAGATTCAGTTTTTCGATCTTGTCAGAACCGTCTTCTGCGGTCACAATTCCTGCATTGAATTTGGTTTTCTTGTCGTCAGAAAACCTGTACGCCGCTTCCTTGAATGTCAGTTTTCCAGTGGTGATCAATGTTCGGATACTGTCGAGTTCTTTTTTGGCTGATGCAATTTCATCGGCGTTCGGTTCGGCTTTCAAGAGAATATGTCGTGCGTCGTATTGCTTACCGCTTTTCTTGACGAGCTGAATCAAGTGGTAACCAAACTCGGATTCCACAGGATCGGAAAGTTCGCCTTCCTGCAGATTGAGCGCGGCAGCTTCGAATGGCTTCACCATTTTTCCTTTAGAAATATTTTTATAGAGTCCACCATTTGCAGCGGAACCAGGATCTTCGGAATAAATTCTTGCCTGGCTTTCGAAAGATTCTCCCGCCAAAATATCGCTTTTAATCTTGTTGAGTTTGGCGATGATTTCATTTTTGTGCGCATCTGTAAGCTTAGGATTCATCACGATCTGGGAAAGACTCACTTCGTCTTTCACCATCGGAAGTTGGTATTTGTAGGTATTGAAGAAATCGGTCACCTCGTTTGGTGTCACGTCGGCTTTATCGGTGATTCTGCCGTATTTCATCTGACCGTAATAATTGTCGGTATCGATCTTCTCGATTGCGTTTTTCATTTCGTAGGAAGTACGGAACTTGTACGCGGCGAGCATCGTTTTTTCGTCCGGGAACTGACCAAGAATCTGGTTGTATTTCGCAGTTGCATTTTCCTTGATTGCTGCAGAACGGTTTTCGATCAGCGTATCTCTTTTCGCTTCGTAAATCATCAGTTTGTTGCTCACGATACTTTCAAGAAACTCGCATTTATCAGAGATTTTTGCTCCCTGCTGTTGTGCGTAATTTGCCTGATCCTCGATATCGGATTCCAAAATAATTTCGTCACCTACAACTGCCGCAATTCCGTCAACCAAATCGCCGGGTTTCAGCTGGGCATTGATTTTCGTACCGAAAAATCCCAGAAGAATTGTCAAGATAAAGGCGAATTTTAAATTCCTGTTCATATCCATTTTTTAAACGATTTGCAAAATTATCATTCTCACCGAGATAATCCGCATCTTTTCTTATAATTATTTCTTAAAATTCTTTTCGAGCCCGCTGATGAAACCCGGCTGCACCACGATTTTGGTTTTTGCTTTTTGGGTGGCGATGGTTTCGCGGAGTTTTTGTTCAGTTACCGCATCTTTCAGCATTTCCGAAGCTTCCTCCTGAGTCATTTGTGCCGGTGAAAGAATTTTGTCGATCGCGATCACGAGGTTTCTCTCACCCATTTTCGTATGATGGATTCCTGTCTTAAACGGAACTTTGTACTTGGTGAAGACTTCTGCCTCTTCCTCCATTTCGCCTTTTTCGAAGTTTACGAGGATTTGTTTTTTGTCGTTCAGTTTTCCGTAATATTTGGTTTTCAGGGATTCCCAGTTTTTAGGATCTTTGATCTCTTTCTCGATTTCTTTGATCAGTTTTTCGTCAGAAATAATCGCCACTCTACCATCGGCTCTGTTTCCCCACATGTACTTCGACTTGTTCTCGTTGTAGTATTTGGTGAGCCATTCAGGATGTTTCGCAATTTCTTCGTTCAGGTATTTCGAGAAAATATAGTCGGAGTACAGTCCTTTTCGGAATTCGTCCAATTCTTTCTTAATGTCTTTCTGTGAACTGAAATCCTCACTGTAGAACCTCATCAAATCCTGTCCGTTCACTCCTACAAGCGATTCGCTCCAAATTGCAGCGGGAAGTTTTTCTGCCTCCGCTTTTTTGTCGCCGATCATTTTGCGGATGTCGCCAACTGTCGTTTTATGTTTTTTGTATTGGTAAAGAACTGAATTGTCTTTCGCCAGATTGAAATTCTGGTACGATTTCTTTACATTCTGAAACTCGGGAAACTCCTTATAAGTGGGATCCGATTTCAGATAAGCAAGCATTTTGTCCTGTAAAACTTCACCGTAAAGCGACGAGTTCATATCGCGGATATAGAAATCGCGGTTCTTGTCGGTCAATACATAAGGTTCCACATTGTAGATATTGAAAACGAAATATTTATCACCATAAACCAACGGTTCAGGAGTGTAGTAACCTTTCTGCTTTCCTTTGAAGAGTGCATAAACCTCATCGGGAAGTGTTGGCGAACCCATCACCACTCCGCCGTTTTCTTTTTCGTGTTCGTTGGCTCCGTAAAGTTTTGCCACTTCCTGAAAAGTTTTTCCTGCCTTTAAATCTGCATAGATTTTAGTTTTAGTCGCTTCCGAATTTTCATCTTTTGGAAAAGAAATCGTCCCGAAAACCAAATAACCGAGCGACGGTCGAGAATTCAGAACTTTGGCAAAAGCAACAAATCTCGGCGTGTCGTAAAGTTTAGTGAAAGAATTATTGGGAAGCGTTTTCACTTCAGAATAAATGCTGTTGTCCAATCCGCCTGGTTTTACATAGAATGCTTCAGGATTTCCTTTTGAGTATTTGGAAATGGCATCCTCGATTTTCATTTTGCCAGATTTTACGTCGCTGTAAATCTGCTGGTAATTATTGGTATCGCCTTCGGTTTTCTGAACAAAAAATACCTGCACCTGCTTCTCGGTCTGCAGATCCTTCATATAACCGTTCAGCACAGGATCGATCACCTGTTTCGGAAAGAAAAATTTCGCACGGAGCTCTCCTTCTCTCGTCATCATTTTTTCACGGAAAGCAGCGGTAGTGTCCACTTTCATATCGGCGGCAAACTGCTGCAGCAAATGGAAATCTTCCGTCGCCGAAATTGTTTTTTCGATTCCGTTGTTTTCCAGTCCGTACTGGTATTCTTTCTTAAACTGCTCCAGCGAAATACTGTCTTTCCCGATGATCAGATACTGGGCATTCAAAAAAGTTCCAACGCTCATCAGCAGCATTAATCCAAGTATTTTTTTCATTATTTCTTTCTTCCTTTTTCTACTATTTTTTGTTAAATGAATGATTAAGTTTTCAAAATAAACCTAAATTTGATTACCCCGACCCTAAAAGGAGCAAATTCAGGTTTATTTTGAAGGAAATTTTTCGCCCTTTAGGGTTGGGTAAAGAAAATTTCCGATATAATATTTTTGTTAAATGAATGAGATTTCCGTTTCACACAGCATCAACGGATTTGAAGACAAAAAATTATCTTAATTAATTCCCATTAAATCTCTGCTTTAAGAATTATCGTAAAAAATAAACCTGAACTTGCACTATTGATGCAAATTCGGGTTTATTTTTACAATTTAAAACCTACTTTTATTTTGTACATCTATTTCTTTGTATATCTTTAATAAACGATAGCGCCTTTGTTTAGCTTTTATTTGAAGCATTAAAATTAATTAAACTTTGTTTGGCTTTGTGAGTTTCATTTCTCGCAAGGTGCGCAACGAAATATTCTAATAAAAGACCGCATAGTTTTAAGATAAACAATGGCACTTCGTTTAACAGTGATAAACAAAGTTCCCATTATAACTTGTTTTTTTACTGATGTGAATTATATTCAAAATGCACAGGTAATTCAATCATATTTAAACCTCAACTTCGAAAGTCGTCAGATCTTTGAAGTTCTTGATTCTCGCGATCATTTCTCCTTCCTCGATTTCCTGAAGTTTTTCGGTACCGAATTTTTCAACCGCGAAAGAAGCCATCGCCGAACCAACGATCAGTGCAGACTTCATCGTTTCGAAATCGAATTCCTCCCGCTTTGCAAGATATGCCGCAAAACCTCCCGCGAAAGTATCTCCCGCTCCTGTCGGATCGAAAACATCTTCTAGAGGAAGTGCAGGAATCGCAAAGATTTTTCCGTCGTGGAACAGCAATGCGCCGTGTTCACCTTTTTTGATGATCACATAACTTGGGCCCATTTTGTGGATTTTCTTCGCTGCCTTTACCAAAGAATATTCACCAGAAAGCTGTCTTGCTTCCTCGTCGTTAATCGTGATCACGTCGGTTCTGGCAATCATCTGCATTAAAGTATCCCACGCTGTATCCATCCAGAAATTCATCGTGTCAAGAATGACCAATTTCGGACGGTGGTTCATTTTATCAAGCACGGAAAGTTGCACTCCCGGATGAAGGTTTCCGAGCAAGAGCACATCCGCATCCTGCATGGAATCAGGAATTTTTGGGTCAAAGTTTTCCAAAACATTCACTTCGGTCACCAAAGTGTCTCTGGAATTCAGATCGTTGTGGTATTTCCCGCTCCAAAAAAAGGTTTTCCCGTCTTTCACAATTTCGATTCCCTCGATATTGATGCCTCTTTCGGAAAGCATATCCAGATCCGACTGCGGAAAATCGCCACCAACAATGGAAACGATTCCCGAAGGAACTTTGAGGATTGACGAAGCAAGGGTGATGTACGTTGCAGCACCACCTAAGATTTTATCGGTTTTTCCGAACGGGGTCTCAATCGCGTCGAATGCAACCGAACCAACAACTAATAGTTTCATTTATATTGTTTTTTATTTGACTTTGTTTGATATAGTTTGACTTTGTTTGACATGGTTTGCTTAATCTCGACTCCCGACTTATTTCCACTGGAAAGTATCGATTAAATGGAGCAAATCTTTTTTAATATAATCAACTGCAGGTGCCAATGAATCAGGTTTCGGACGGGTGTTGAAATACAGATTCGCGGTCACATAATGTCTCGTGGAATCGGTCACAAAAAACTGAAGATTGGATGCCGATGGTCCCTTTAACTCATAAAAATTTCCGAAAACTTTTCGTTCAGGATAGCTGAAAGACTTCGTGTCGATCGAGGTTGCCTTAACGGTGTGCTCATAAACCATCTTCTCGGATTCCTTCACGTGGAGGTCAAAATCATTCTTTACCGGAAAATAAGTGAGGAAAACTTTCGCCCTCATTTTCGGGTAAGAAATATAGTACCAGCAATTTTCTTTCGCATTCTCAATTTTAGCGAAATCGGAATACTCAAACCTGAAACCGCACGGCGACGAGTACTGCTGGTATTTCGCTTCCGGATATTCCAACCGCAGCTCACCCGATGGTTTCGGTTTCGCATCTTTGGCGCAGGAAAACAGGGAAAATCCTAAAAAAGTGAAAATGAGTTTTTTAAACATTGCGCAAAAATACAAATTAGATTTAAAACTTGGGATGATGGATTTCAGATTTCGAAAAGTTGCGCAAGCATCAATAGAAAAAGATTTAGGAACCTCAAGATTTTTTGCATTATCAATCATTTAATTCTACTAGATTCCTAAATCTCCGCAAGGACTCAAAATGAGTTACTGCCGTTTGCTTTTTAGATGAAGGAAAAGGCAAAATGTTAAATGGGTTTCTACACATTTTCAGCAAGATAATTCTCCAAAGATTTTGGGAAGGACTTCAAAGCCGCGTCGTCCTGAGAAGAGATTCGGAAACCGTTTTTAACAGCAAATTCTTCAAAGCCCTTTTTCGAGTTTAATGACACTTTATAGAAATGGATCGTCAGATTTTTGTGGGTCAGTTTATGGTTGACCGTTTTTTGGTGCGTGATGTAGTTTTCAAATTCATCGGGGATTTCTGTGGGAAATTCGTAGAGCTTTTTCCAGATGAAGCCATCGTTCCTTTGTCGGATCAGGAAGCGGTCTTTGAATTCAACAAAATAGTAAGTCAACTCAAGATCGGTTGGCTTTACTTTCTTTGATTTCACAGGGAAATTCTGAATATTGCCAGTATTGAAAGCAATGCAGTTTTTATTTAAAGGACAGATTTCACATTTCGGATTTTTCGGTTTGCAGATTTCGGAACCCAGATCCATCATCGCCTCGTTGAAATGGCCAGCTTCGTTTTTGGGCATCATCATCAATGCCAGTTCAGAGAAATAATTGAATGCCTTTGAATTGGAAATGTCGAAATCATCGGCAAAAACCCTAGATAAAACCCGGTAGAAATTGCCATCAACCGCTGGAATTTTTTCATTAAAGCAAATACTTGAAATGGCTGCAGCAGTATATTTCCCGACTCCCTTTAATTTTAGAATGTCGTCGTAGTTTTCGGGGAATTTTCCATTAAAATCTTCTATGATCTGTTTCGCCGCTTTGTGTAGATTTAATGCTCTGGAATAATAGCCGAGTCCTTTCCAATAAAGTAAAACCTCGTCTGTATCGGCATTTGCTAAAGTTTCTAAATCCGGGAAACGTTTGATGAAGTTTTTGTAATGGTTCAAACCCTGCTCGATTCTGGTCTGCTGAAAAATAATTTCGCAAATCCAGATTTTGTAGGGATCTTTGGTTTTTCGGAAAGGCAAATCTCTGCCGCTGATTTCGTACCAAGCCAAAAGTTTCTCACCAACGTGAAGAAAATCAGCATTTTGTTTTTTCGGTTTCAAAAAATGTTCTTATATTTGCACACCAAAAATATAAATAAATACAGGAAATGACAAAGGCAGAATTGGTAAACACCATCTCGAATAAATTGGGAACCGAAAAGAATGAGACTCAGAAAGTTGTAGAAGCATTTATGCAGGAAATCAGAACCTCAATGTACAATGGCGACAATGTTTATTTAAGAGGTTTCGGATCATTCATCATCAAAACCAGAGCAGCAAAAACGGGGAGAAACATCTCTAAGAACACCGCAATCGAAATCCCGGCTCACAATATCCCAGCTTTCAAACCTTCGAAAACTTTCGTGGAAAAAGTAAAAGCAAAAGTTGCAGTAAAATAAAGCACTGAGAATATATAACTTATTTAATAAAATTTTTAAATTATGCCAAGCGGAAAGAAAAGAAAAAGACACAAGGTTGCAACCCACAAGAGAAAGAAAAGAAGGAGAGCAAACAGACATAAGAAAAAATAATCGCTCCGCGATTCTCAATATATAATATAGTTGGTGTTTTTATGGATATAAAAGGTCACCGACTATATTTTTGTTTTTAATAAGATTAGGGAATTAAGAAAAATTAAGGAATTAAGAGATTAAGCAATTAAGGAATTACTAACTTTTATTTTCTTGATATTCAAACCTAACTTTTAAAGGCAACAAATTACGGAAATTGATATTCTATTAATAATTTCCCATTAACAAAAAACAATTAAGATGAAAGGATTTCGGTAATTTCTTAATCTCTTAATTCCTTAATCTCTTAATTATAAATTAGCAATGAAGAAAGAACTGATTATATCACATGAAGATGAGCAATCCAAAATTGCCCTGCTCGAAGACGGACGGCTTTTTGAACTCCATGAACAGGAGGACAAATCCGACTTCGTGGTGGGCGACTTATTTATCGGCAAGGTAAGGAAACTCGCACCCAACCTCAACGCGGCATTCGTAAACATCGGCTACGAAAAGGACGCGTTCCTGCACTACCAGGATTTGGGACCGCAGTTTATGACGTACAAAAAATTCCTGAAGGACACCGTCACCAAAAAACAGCAAACCTCATCGCTGAAAAATTTCGAAATCCAGAAGGAAATCAACAAGAACGGCACCGTTGACAAAGTCATCGCCAAAGACGAAAGCGTACTGCTTCAGATTACCAAAGAACCCATCTCCACCAAAGGTCCGAGAATCTCAACGCAGATTTCTTTGACGGGAAGATTCCTGGTTCTGATCCCGTTTGACAAAAGCGTTTCCATTTCGAAGAAAATCAACAACAGCGAAGAAAAAGAGCGGCTTCGAACACTGATCGAAAGCATTAAACCGGAAGGTTTCGGCGTGATCATCAGAACCGTGGCTGAAGGAAAAAAAGTGGCAGAACTCCACAACGATATGAACCAATTGGTTCAGAAATGGGAAACCGCGTTCAAAAACATCCAGAAAAATAAAGTTCCGAGCAGAGTCCTGAACGAAGAAGACAAAGCGTCGGCAATCCTGCGCGACAACTTCAATGCAGACTATGTTTCGATCATCTGTGACGACGAACAGATGGTGAACGATATGAGAAACTACCTGGAAGTGATCGCTCCCGAAAAGAAAAACATCGTGCAGTTCTACGACAAACCTACTCCACTTCTGGAATATTACAACGTAGAGAAACAGCTGAAACAGAGCTTCGGGAAACACGTCAATATTTCCGGTTCCAAAGGTGCGTATCTCGTGATTGAACATACGGAAGCACTTCACGTGGTGGATGTGAACTCGGGTCCGAACATCAACTCGGCTCCTTCCAACAGAGACCACGCGCTGAATGTGAATAAAATGGCGGCAACCGAAATCGCACGCCAACTCCGACTGAGAGATATGGGTGGAATCATTGTGATCGACTTCATCGATATGACAAACCCCGAACACCGAAAAGAACTGTACGAACACCTGAAAAACGAAATGAAGCGCGACAAAGCGCGACACAAAATCCTGCCGCCGAGCAAGTTTGGACTCATCCAGATTACGCGTCAAAGAACGCGACCCGAAAAACAAATCGAAACCAAAGAAGAAAATCCCAACGCATCGGGCGAAATCCTCGCACCAATCGTGGTTGTGGAAAGAATGGAAGAAGTAATCCGAAATATGATGCAGAAAGAAAAAGGCCGACTCTTCCTGCACGTGCATCCGTTTGTGGAGGCGTACCTCACGAAAGGTTTGGTAAGCATCCAGACCAAATGGTACTTGCGCTACAAAAAATGGGTAACGATCATTCCCCGTGATTCCTTTAAATATTTAGAGTACAAACTCGTGAATGCGAAGAAGGAGGAACTGGTGAGTTATTCGAATTAAGATGGAAGTCCGAAGACGGAAGACGGAAGACAGAAGACCGAGGTCCGAAGACGGACGGAAGTTTCAAAAATAATAAAGCTCCTGAATTTTTTCGGGAGTTTTTTTGTGGACAAAAAAGAGGAGTTTGCGGAGAATGCTTGGTTTTTTTTGCCACAAATGCACGAATTTCAATTGACCATCAGTTAGTTCCTCCTTCATCAATCCGTCTTTGACGGAAAAACTTTGCTCACTTAATAAAGAGATTCAAAAAGAAATCTTTGCGGTTATTTCTCTTTATAAAATTGCGGAAATGAAGCATATATCTTATTTTGCCACGAATGCACGAATATTTAATTACTAAAAGTTGAAATTTAATTTCAAGTGATTCATTAACGACTTCATAAATCCTTTTACGTTAACAAGCGATTTGTTTCAAATTCCTTATTTTTGATTCTGCTAAATGAAAAAGAGATGATGCATAAAGAGATTTGGGAACCCATCGAGTTCGATTTCGTTTATATCGACAACAACCGCTACGAGATTTCAAACTTTGGAAGGGTGAGAAGTTTCAACAGATCTTCCGACGGAAAAATCCTGAAAGGTTCTACAACCGAAGGTTACAATATCTTCCGATTCAAATTTCACAAAGCCAAAACTCCAGAGTTTATCGAGCTTACCGATTTCATGAAATCAGAAATCGCCGACCTGAAAAAAGAGTACAAACTGAAACCTACCAGTTCCACCTTTAAACAGATCGAGAAAAAATCCGTGAAGCTGAGCAAGATTCTTGCAAAGAACCTTAAACAGCGCACAATACACCACCATTTTCTGGTTCACCGAAAAGTTGCAGAAATTTTTATTCCTAAGGAAAGCGAAGACCAAACCATCGTCGCGCACCTCGATTTCAACAAGCAAAACAACAAATCATCCAACCTGAAATGGATGACTCCCGAAGAAAATGCGAAGCATCAACAAAAAAGTCCTTATGTGATCGCCGAACAAAACATTAGAAAAACCAGAAAAAGAAAAAGCGGCGCGAAACTGGATGTAACTCAGGTGATGCTCATCAAAAAGCAGCTGAAACGCGGAATCCCAAACCGACGGATCGCCAAAAACTTCAACGTTTCCGAAATGCAGATCCACCGAATCAAGACTGGTGAAAACTGGGGACATATCGAAGTCAGCTGAACCAACGAAACTTTAACTTTCCTTTAAAACACTTTCAATACGCATTTCCGTAAATTTGTGGTATGGAAATTTTTGGAAGAGATTTACTGCAGAAAATCAAGGAAGCGGAACTCCACGGTGAAAATGCGCACGCCATTTATTCGCCTCCTTACCGACCGCTTTTCACCTACGAGGAAATCCTCACGAAAAACCCCAAATTTGCCGCCGTCAATATTCTGCTATACCTGAAGGACAACGAATGGTGGTTTCCGCTTATTGTGAGAAGTACCAACGAACACGACCGACACAGCGGACAGATCTCGCTTCCTGGCGGAAAAAAAGAGGAAAGCGATGTCGATTTTGCAGCGACCGCAAAACGGGAAACCTCCGAAGAAATGGGAATCGACGAGCATTACGTGAGAATCATCCGCGAACTGTCGCCGATCTATATTCCGCCGAGCAATTTCTATGTTCGTCCGTATATTTCATACACGAAGAAAAATCCGAAATTCATCCTTCAGGAAACCGAAGCGGTCGAGCTGATCGAGTTCCCCGTTTCATCATTGCTGAATCTCATCGAAAAGCCAGAAATGATGGCACTCCCAAGTTCACGCGGTGTGCAAGTTCCCGTCATCAATTTCAACAATTATTTGGTTTGGGGAGCGACTTCAATGATTTTAAGTGAATTCAGCCAATTATTGAAAAATTTGTAAATTCGCAGATTATGTGTAATTGATCAATGGCGAAGAAAAACATCTTTACCGACGCGTTCGGAACCCTGTACTTCCTGAAACGCACCATCATTTTCGTACTGGGAATTGTTTCTTACCGAAGGTTCAACGGTTTCAACAAACTGAAGATCACGGGAACCGAACATCTTGTGGACTTACCCGATTCCAACGTACTTTTCGTGTCGAACCACCAAACTTATTTCGCAGATGTTGCAGCGATGTATCACGCTTTCTGTGCGGTAAACAACGGCTATCTCAACACCATTAAAAACCCGATTTATCTGCTGAATCCAAAAGTCGATTTCTATTACGTTGCCGCGGAAGAGACGATGAATAAAGGATTGATGACCAAACTTTTCAAATTGGCGGGAGCGGTGACGGTGAAAAGAACTTGGCGCGCAGAAGGTCAGAATGTCAACCGAATGGTCGATCTCACCGAGGTTGAAAATATTATGAAAGCGCTCGACAACGGTTGGGTGATCACTTTTCCGCAGGGAACAACTTCCGCATTTGCGCAGGGAAGAAAAGGAACCGCGAAACTGGTGAAAAATCAGCGGCCGATTGTGGTTCCGATAAAGATCAACGGATTCCGAAGAGCTTTCGACAAAAAAGGATTGCGCGTGAAAGTTACCGGAGTGCGACCAACAATGGAATTTAAGAAACCTCTGGATATCGAT from Chryseobacterium suipulveris includes:
- a CDS encoding lysophospholipid acyltransferase family protein; amino-acid sequence: MAKKNIFTDAFGTLYFLKRTIIFVLGIVSYRRFNGFNKLKITGTEHLVDLPDSNVLFVSNHQTYFADVAAMYHAFCAVNNGYLNTIKNPIYLLNPKVDFYYVAAEETMNKGLMTKLFKLAGAVTVKRTWRAEGQNVNRMVDLTEVENIMKALDNGWVITFPQGTTSAFAQGRKGTAKLVKNQRPIVVPIKINGFRRAFDKKGLRVKVTGVRPTMEFKKPLDIDYDHDDAQTILHKIMVAIEQTEDFNLLHEYDLELKSQKSEEKTT